One genomic window of Solanum dulcamara chromosome 10, daSolDulc1.2, whole genome shotgun sequence includes the following:
- the LOC129870369 gene encoding diphthine--ammonia ligase — MKVVALVSGGKDSCYAMMKCIQYGHEIVALANLIPADDATDELDSYMYQTVGHQIVVSYAKCMGLPLFRRRIQGSTRHHDLSYSMTPGDEVEDMFILLNEVKRQIPSVTAVSSGAIASDYQRLRVESVCSRLGLISLAYLWKQDQSFLLQEMIRNGIIAIAVKVAAIGLNPSKHLGKEIVYLEPHLHKLKELYGINVCGEGGEYETLTLDCPLFKNARIVLDEFQIVLHSSDSIAPVGILHPLAFHLENKVESISSNGVDEGSNICQRNVDTVVEVQGDVQQEGEAAREFVAISSERSGVTKQELKVSKTMKDNVFSISCWLHDSCKNSSDLQEDLEVVLMRIEALLVENGSSWENVLYIHLYIADMDEFAVANETYVRFITQEKCRYGVPSRSTIELPLLLVGLGRAYIEVLVANDSTKKVLHVQSISCWAPSCIGPYSQATLHNDILHMAGQLGLDPATMLLCEGGPVAELEQALENSEAVARSFNCSISMSAIVFVIYCSESIEKAERIIVQKKTETLLNQMKSHHAEGTKKSKVLDPIFLYVLVPDLPKRALVEVKPMFYTGECVSGPSDFAKQSQSTGQGYWGLDICLQKCVVYGKICTTILSVTEELAAKICSLTSVACPANVMSKGLVEKEQVILIARFCISRLDEVLLESNFSWNDVMNFRLYFASYLNISHGTLSQIFSDVFNELVQMSRRNKVDAEPILNIVPVLGAGSSLSTLDDIFTCELIASKC, encoded by the exons ATGAAAGTCGTCGCTTTAGTCAGTGGCGGCAAAGACAGTTGCTATGCCATGATGAAATGCATTCAATATGGTCACGAG ATTGTTGCGTTGGCTAATTTGATTCCCGCTGATGATGCAACCGATGAGCTTGATAGCTACATGTATCAAACA GTTGGGCACCAGATAGTTGTTAGCTATGCTAAATGCATGGGACTCCCATTATTCCGGAGGCGAATTCAAGGATCCACAAG GCATCATGACCTAAGCTACAGTATGACTCCTGGTGATGAAGTTGAAGATATGTTTATATTGTTGAATGAAGTAAAAAGACAGATACCCTCTGTTACAGCAGTATCTTCTGGTGCAATTGCATCTGACTACCAGAGATTACGAGTGGAAAGTGTATGTTCAAGGTTAGGGCTCATTTCATTGGCATACCTATGGAAGCAAGATCAATCATTTCTTCTGCAAGAAATG ATAAGAAATGGAATTATTGCAATAGCAGTGAAG GTTGCTGCTATTGGACTGAACCCTTCAAAACACTTGGGAAAAGAGATAGTATACCTGGAGCCCCATCTCCACAAGCTAAAAGA GTTATATGGAATAAATGTCTGTGGTGAAGGTGGAGAATATGAAACATTAACCCTTGATTGCCCTCTATTTAAG AATGCTCGAATTGTGCTGGATGAATTTCAAATCGTCTTGCATTCTTCAGATTCCATAGCCCCTGTTGGCATCCTCCACCCCCTGGCATTCCATCTGGAAAATAAGGTAGAGTCAATATCTTCAAATGGCGTTGATGAAGGCAGCAATATCTGTCAGAGGAACGTGGACACAGTAGTTGAAGTGCAAGGAGATGTCCAACAAGAAGGTGAAGCTGCTAGAGAATTTGTTGCTATAAGCTCTGAGCGGTCAGGTGTTACTAAACAGGAGCTCAAAGTTTCTAAAACAATGAAGGATAATGTCTTTTCTATATCTTGCTGGCTCCATGACTCCTGTAAAAATTCATCAG ATCTGCAGGAGGATCTGGAGGTTGTTCTGATGAGAATTGAGGCTCTGCTCGTGGAAAATGGTTCCTCTTGGGAAAATGTACTGTATATCCATCTCTATATTGCTGATATGGATGAGTTTGCTGTGGCAAATGAAACCTATGTCAGATTTATTACTCAAGAGAAGTGTCGTTATGGTGTACCATCACGGTCCACCATTGAGCTCCCTCTATTGCTAGTTGGTTTAGGGAGGGCATATATTGAAGTTTTAGTGGCAAATGATTCTACTAAAAAGGTCTTGCATGTACAAAGTATTTCTTGCTGGGCTCCTAGCTGTATTGGTCCATACAGTCAG GCAACTTTGCACAATGACATACTACACATGGCAGGACAGCTGGGGCTTGACCCAGCAACTATGTTGCTCTGTGAAGGAGGTCCAGTTGCGGAACTTGAACAGGCACTGGAAAACAGTGAAGCAGTTGCTAGAAGCTTTAACTGTTCAATATCTATGTCAGCCATAGTCTTTGTGATATATTGTTCAGAATCTATAGAAAAAGCCGAAAGAATTATTGTCCAAAAGAAAACAGAAACACTTCTCAATCAAATGAAGTCGCACCATGCCGAGGGCACAAAGAAGTCCAAAGTCCTAGATCCAATTTTCCTATATGTTCTTGTTCCTGATCTGCCGAAAAG AGCTCTGGTCGAAGTGAAACCTATGTTTTACACGGGAGAGTGTGTGTCAGGTCCAAGTGACTTTGCCAAGCAATCACAATCCACAGGACAAGGTTATTGGGGGCTTGACATTTGCCTTCAGAAATGTGTTGTTTACGGCAAAATATGCACAACAATTCTTTCAGTTACTGAAGAGCTTGCGGCAAAAATTTGCTCCCTCACTAGTGTTGCATGTCCTGCCAATGTTATGTCCAAAGGTCTTGTTGAAAAGGAACAAGTCATACTGATTGCAAGATTTTGCATTTCTCGTCTCGATGAAGTCCTTTTGGAAAGTAATTTCTCTTGGAACGACGTAATG aaTTTCAGGCTCTACTTTGCGAGTTACCTTAATATCTCTCATGGAACATTGTCTCAAATCTTCTCTGATGTGTTTAATGAACTTGTTCAGATGAGTCGGAGAAATAAAGTAGACGCTGAGCCTATTTTAAATATAGTTCCTGTATTGGGTGCTGGGAGCTCTTTATCGACATTGGATGATATATTCACATGTGAACTCATTGCTAGCAAATGTTAG